CGCTATCACGGCGATTTCGACGGCGAGGGGCTGCGGATCACCGGCCACCTCGTGGAGCGGGTGGGCGTGCGGCCCTGGCGGATGTTCGCGGCCGACTACCTGGCTGCCCCGGCAGGATCGAGCGGGGCTGGATCTGACGGCGCTGGTTCGGATGGCACAGCATCGGGCGGGGCCGGATCACGACGCGGTGGACCGGCCACCGGTTCCGTACCGGACACCCCGTGGGAGCCCGAGCTCGCGGCGGCCGTGCGGGAGCACGGGGTGGCCGTCCCCGAGGAACGGTTGGCCGAGACGCTGCTGGACGAGCTGGCGGGAAAAGCCGCGTCGCTGCCGTCCTCCCCGATGGGATGAAAGATCGTCGCGACACCCCACACCGTCGATCGCTCGCGGCAGGCTCGGGGTATGAGTACCGCGAGATTCGGGGAGCGCCAGTAGTGCGCGAGTCCCTTCACACCCCCGGGGAATGGGATCCGCTGGTCGAACTTCACGGCCTCTGGACTCCGGAGCTCGCCGACCGCTATCTGCCGATTCCCGGAATGCCACCGGTGAAGTACGAGTGCCAGGACGGACATTTGCTGTTCAGCCGCCGAGAAGGAGCCGACACCGTCCACGCCGCCGACGAGCTGCGCGAGATCCTCAAGCCACACGCGAGAGCCCTGGGCGGTAGCACCTACACCACCCTGAGCATCCAGCTCAGCCCGAAAAGCTGGACGCAGCCCGATTTCGCGGTGCTGCGCGAACCGGCGCGCGGGCGGGTGTGGATACCCGCCACCCGGGCGCTGCTCGTGGGCGAGTGCGTCTCGTCGTTCAGCCACGTGGCCGACCGGATCGACAAACCCGCCGTGTGCGCCGAGGCGGGCATCGAGTACTTCATGCGCGTGGAGGTCTCCTACGCCAAGAAGTACGCCGAGGTCGTACTGCTGCGGCTCGGTGAGAACAGTGCCTACAAGGTGCACGCCAAGGCGCTGGCGGGCGACACCTTCGAGACGCGGGAGCCGTTCCCGCTCCGGTTCGATCCCGCCGAACTGCTGGAGGACTGAGGCGGCGAGCGGAAGAACCCAGCGCCGCTGCGGTTCTCAGCGCAGCGGTTCTCAGCGCAGGCTGGCGAGGAAGGACGTCCAGGCGCGCTGATCGAAGGCGAGCACCGCGCCGTCCGGCACCTTGGAGTCCCGCACCGCCACGGCAGGCCCCGCGAAGGCGACCTCGACGCAAGCATTGTTGCTTCCGCCGCCGCTGCGGCTGCTCTTGCGCCACGGCACCGCTGCGGGTTCCGGGAAGGCAACCTCCACACAAGCGTCGTTGCTTCCGCCACCGCTGCGGCT
This portion of the Actinopolyspora lacussalsi genome encodes:
- a CDS encoding hypothetical protein (product_source=Hypo-rule applied; cath_funfam=3.90.1570.10; pfam=PF05685; superfamily=52980), whose protein sequence is MRESLHTPGEWDPLVELHGLWTPELADRYLPIPGMPPVKYECQDGHLLFSRREGADTVHAADELREILKPHARALGGSTYTTLSIQLSPKSWTQPDFAVLREPARGRVWIPATRALLVGECVSSFSHVADRIDKPAVCAEAGIEYFMRVEVSYAKKYAEVVLLRLGENSAYKVHAKALAGDTFETREPFPLRFDPAELLED
- a CDS encoding hypothetical protein (product_source=Hypo-rule applied; pfam=PF04149), with the protein product MTRLPKWGAMYALDLSAVRWRKSSRSGGGSNDACVEVAFPEPAAVPWRKSSRSGGGSNNACVEVAFAGPAVAVRDSKVPDGAVLAFDQRAWTSFLASLR